The DNA sequence GCGTTCGACGACCTGGACCCGACCGTCGGTCGCTGGCTCGGCGAACTCGACCGCGCGGCCTCGTTCTATTTCGACTCGATCACCCAACTAGACCGGACCAGCTGGTCGCGGGGCCGAGTCACCCTGGTCGGCGATGCGGGCTATTGCCCCGGACCCGGCGTCGGCGGCAGCACCAGCCTGGCCGTGCTGGGCGCCTACGTACTGGCCGGTGAACTGGAGCGGGCCGGCGACGACTACGCCTCGGCGTTCGCCGCCTACGAAGCGGTGATGGCTGATCCGGTGCGGCACAGCCGCGCGTTCGCCCGCCGGGTGGCCAAGACCCTGGTGCCGCGTTCGGCCTTCGGGGTGCGGGCCCTGGTCGCCGCGGCCCGCATCCTGGATGCCGTGCCAGCCGGTCTGACCAGGACTGTTGCCAACCTCAACGACAATGGCGTCCGGTTGTACGACGCGATGGGCTATCCCGACTACCCGGTGCCGGGTGCCATCGCCTGAGGGAAGCCCACCTGGCAGGATCCGCGACCCGTCGATCCCGGCCGTAATAGCCTTGTGACCTGCTGGGGTTCTCCTTTCCGGCGGGTGAGCAGATACGCTAGGCCTAATGGTTCCGTTCTGGTTCACGCTGTCCGCACTCTGCTTCGTGGGTGCGGCAGTGTTGCTATACATCGACATCGGCCGCCGCCGCGGCCTCGGCCGCCGCCGCAAGTCCTGGGCGCGGTCGCACGGCTTCGACTTCGAGGCTGAGTCCACCGAGATCGTCAGCCGCTGGACGCGCGGCGTCATGTCGACCGTCGGTGACGTCACCGCCCGCAACGTGGTGCTCGGCCAGATCCGCGGTGAAGCGGTCTACATCTTCGACCTCGAAGACGTCGCCACCGTGATCGCCCTGCACCGCAAGGTCGGCACCAACGTCGTGATGGATCTGCGGCTCAAGGGCATCGCCGAGCCGCGCGAGAACGACATCTGGCTGCTCGGCGCCATCGGCCCGCGGATGGTGTACTCCACCAACCTCGACGCCGCCCGCCGCGCCTGCGACCGCCGGATGGTCACCTTCGCCCACACCGCACCGGACTGTGCGGAGATCATGTGGAACGAGCAGAACTGGACGTTGGTGTCGATGCCGATCACTTCCAGCCGCGCCCAATGGGACGAGGGTCTGCGCACCGTTCGGCAGTTCAATGACCTGCTGCGGGTGCTGCCGCCGCTGCCTGCACAGGCTGCCCTCACGCAGTCGGCCGGCCGTCGCAATCCCGCACCCGGGCGCCCGCTGGCTCCGGCCGGTCGCCGCGAACTGCCCACCGGCCGCACCGACGCTCCGCCGCCGCTGCGCCCGCAGCAGCCGCGTGGCTCGAGCCAGGCCGGCACCCAAGCCCCTAATTACCAGCGCTGAACTTCGATAGGGTCACGGCGTGTCCCGTCCCGTTGCCCTTGTTACTGGGCCCACCTCAGGTCTTGGCGCAGGCTATGCCCGCCGGTACGCCCGCGACGGCTACGACGTGGTGTTGGTCGCCCGCAACCAGGAGCGTCTCGACGATCTCGCCGCCGAGCTGCGAGCTGCCCATGGCGTGGCCGTCGAGGTTCTGACCGCCGATCTGGCGGAAGCCGCCGACCGCGCCACGGTTGCTGACCGGTTGGCCGCCGGGGTGCAGGTGCTGGTGAACAACGCCGGCTTCGGCACCTCTGGTGAATTCTGGACCGCCGATCCGGCGATGCTGCAGGCCCAGCTCGACGTCAACGTCACCGCGGTGATGCACCTGACCCGGGCCGCGCTGCCGCCGATGCTGACCGCCGGGTCCGGCACGGTGATCAACATCGCCAGCGTGGCGGGGTTGCTGTCCGGGCGCGGCTCCACCTACTCGGCCTCCAAGGCCTGGGTGGTGTCCTTCACCGAAGGCCTGGCCAACGGACTCGACGGCAAGGGTGTCGGTATCCATGTGGTGTGTCCGGGCTTCGTACACACCGAATTTCACGAGCGTGCGGGAATCGACATGAAGTCGATCCCGAACATCATGTGGCTCAACGTCGATGACGTTGTCGCCGAAAGCCTTGCCGATGTGGCCAAAGGCAAAGTCATCAGCGTTCCCGGTCTGCAGTACAAGGTGCTGACGACCGGCGGACGCCTCGTTCCGCGCGGCCTGGTCCGCGCGCTCACCAAGGGATTTGGACGTGGCCGAGACCGCACCTGAACTCAATGCCGAACTGCGCGACGACCTTGCCCGGTTGGTGCGTGAACTGTCGGTGGTCTTCGGCCGGGTGACATTGTCCTCGGGCAAGGAAGCCGACTACTACGTCGACCTGCGCCGGGCGACCTTGCATCACCAGGCCGCCCCGTTGATCGGCCGGCTCATGCGCGAGCTCACCAGCGACTGGGATTACGCCGCCGTGGGCGGGCTGACCATGGGTGCCGATCCGGTGGCCGCCGCCGTGATGCACGCACCCGGCCGGCCCATCGACGCCTTCGTTGTGCGCAAGTCGGCGAAAACCCATGGGCTGCAACGACAAATCGAAGGTGCCGATGTGGTGGGCAAGCGGGTACTGGTGGTCGAGGACACCAGCACCACCGGCGGCTCGGCGCTGACGGCGGTGCGGGCGGTACGCGAGGCGGGCGCCACAGTCGTGGGCGTTGCGACGGTGGTGGACCGGGCGACAGGCGCCGCCGAGGCCATCGAAGCCGAAGGTGTGCCGTACCGCAGCATCCTCGGATTGACCGACCTCGGCCTGGCCTGAGCCCGGGATACTCGGTTCATGGAGCGGCGTCAGCAGGCGGCAATGACAGCGGATGACGAGATTGGACAGCCTTCCGATCTGTACTGGGACGACGTCGTCGACGTCATCTGCGCGGGCCGTGGCGCCGGGGCGTTGTCGCAGGCCATCCTGTGTACGGATCTCGGCCTGAACGTGATGCTCGCCGACGCGGTGAACCCCGCCGACCTCGCCGACGACGACACGTTGGCCTATCTGCAAGCCATGATCGACGATCTCGGGCTGGCGGATCGCACCTCGCAGGGTCTGGAGCTGCCGGTCGTCCGCGCGGTGCCCGAACCGCCGGCCACCCCCAAGAAGGGTCGGCCCGCTACCGTGGCACCCTTCGTCGGTTCGAGGTTGCGCGACTGGGCTGCGCAGTGCGCCGCCTCCCCGTTCGGGGTGATCTACAGCGCCGTACCCGATGGCATGACGCCGATGCGCACCGAATCGGGACAGGCGATCCGGGCGGCCCTGCTCGGCGCCTACCAGCCCGACGCAGACCGGCCCGGCCCCGCGCTGACGGACTGGTTGGCCCGGCAGGTCGAGGAGCGTGACATCCCCAGCGAAGGCGTAGGCCTGCAGAAGCTGATCTTCGAGGACGGCAGGGTGGCCGGTGCCGCCATCGAGGGGCCCGCTGGCACCAGGCTGGTGCGTGCCCTGGATGGTGTCGCGCTGTCGACCGGACCCACTCCCGGCGGTGCCCAGTGGCCTGCTCAGCCGGAATTGCGCGACATCGAGGTTCAGGTTGCGGTCGTCAGCCGGACGGCCAGCCGATTCGGTCGAGTCGAACTACTGCACATCGACTGACTCAGCGGGCTTTGGGCACTCCGAAGTTCACCGGCACCACCTTCTTGGCGAACAGTTCGGCCATCGCCTCGGCGGGCAGCGGGCGTGACAGCAGGAAACCCTGTGCCCGATGGCAGCCGTGCTGCAGCAGCGTGCGGGCTGCGGTCTCGGACTCGACGCCTTCCGCCACCAACTCCAGCCCGAACGCTTCGGCCAATGCGATGACCGCCCGAACGATCGCCAGATCCCCGGGGTTGGACCCTAGGTCCAAGACGAAGCTCTTGTCGATCTTGAGGGTGTCCACCGGAAGAGATTTCAGGTGCGTCAGCACGCTGTAGCCGGTTCCGAAGTCATCGATGGCCACCTGCACACCGACCTCCTTGAGGCCGGCGAGGGTGATTCGGGTGGTCTCGATGTCTTGGACCACAACACTTTCGGTGATCTCCAGGCATACCGACTTGCCGTCGAGCCCGAACTCTTCGATGGTCTCGCGGACCGATTCGACGAAGCCGTCGGTGACCAGCTGCACCGGCGAGACGTTGATTCTCAGTGTCGCGTTCTCGGTGATTCCCTTGGCCAGCCACTGGCTGAACTGCTCGCAGGCCGCCCGCATCACCCAGCGCCCCAATTCGCCTGCCAGATTGATGGATTCAGCGACGTGGATGAACGAGTCGGGCAACAGTAAGCCCCGGGTGGGGTGTTGCCAGCGGACCAGCGCCTCGGTGGCCAGCACCTCGCCGGTGCGCATGTCGATCTCGGGCAGGTAGTGCAGGGTCAGTGAACCCGTCTCGATGACGCCCTGCAGGTGCAACTCGATGTCGTTGCGGAATTCACTGCTCAGCGACATCTCGTCGGTGAACACCGCGATCTTGTTGCCCCCGGCATTCTTTGCGTTCAGTACGGCCTGATCGGCCCGGCGCAGCAGATCCGAGGTGGTATCTCGCCCAGGTGACCCCAGCGCGACACCGATACTGACTGTGCGGGTGAGCATCTCGCCGCCGAGCGCTACCCGCTCACGCAACAGCGCCTGTAACCGGTAGGCCAGCGCCTCGGCATCCTCGGCACTCATCGGTGCGGCGGGAACCACCACGAATTCGTCGCCGCCCAGACGTGCGATGACGTCGGCAGGGTTGGTCTCCTCGCGCAACCGCTCGGCGAAGGTCCGGATGAACCAGTCACCGGCCTGGTGGCCGAGGTAGTCGTTGATCGCCTTGAGCCGGTCGAGGTCGAGGAACAGCGCCGAGACCGGTCCGGGCCGGCCGACCCGAAGCCGATCGTCGAGATGGGCCAGCAACGCACGACGGTTGCTCAGGCCGGTGAGATCGTCGTGCTCGGCGAGGTAACGCAGCTGGTCCTCGGCAACCACCCGGGCCTGAACTTGAGCGAACAGCGAAGCAATTGCCTTGAGCGCGTTGAGTTCTTGGGGTGACCAGTCCTTGATGCCGAACTTGATGAATCCCAGCGCCCCGGTCGTGACGTCACCGGACAACAACGGCACCGACGCCAGCGAGGGCAGTGCGTAGCCGGCTTCGGCGACGCGGCGCTGGTAGTCGTCGGCGTCTTCCTCCACCGGTTCGGGGGAGAAGAACACCGGCTCCTTGGCGTGTTCGGCGGCCGCGAAGATCGGGTCGGCGTCGGCGAAGTACACCACGCCGAGCGGATCGGGATCGGGCACCTCGGGACGGGCCGGCCACTCGGCCACCAGCTTGGTCGCCCGGATCGAATGGTCGTTGTATCGCAGGAAGCTCACGTCCACGCCGAAGGTCTCCACCAGTTCGGCGAGCACCTCCCGGCTCACCTCGGCCGACGTTGCCGAGGTGGCCGCCATCAGCATCGTCGCGACGTCGGTGACGAGGGTGTCGAGGCGGTGCGGTGCGGTCATCGGGACAGCTCGCCCTCGAGCGGCCGGCGGCGGCTGCGCACCGAGGGCCGGGGGGCGTGGATGAAGCGCAATACCAGCGCCTGGCCTTCGCCGGGTTCGGTGCCGGTGAGATCCCGGAACTGCTGTTGCAGTGACCGCAGTTCCGGAACATGTTGGGCAGCAAGCTCGGCGAGGTCACCGTCGTCGTGCGCGTAGAGGAACACCGGGGATACCGGCTGGATTCCGATACCGTGCAGCTGGGCGGCGATCCAGACCGCCTCCACCGCCGCTCCGCCGCGGGCGTAGTCGGTCAATGTGTGTCCGGCCATCGTCACCACACCGAGGCCCGAACTGCCCAGGACGCGTTTGGTCACATCCTCGCCGAGTGCGTGGCCGGCGTCCCACTGCGCGAGGCGAGCCATGACGTCACCGCGGCGCAGGATGTCCAGCGTGGCGATGTCGGCCGGGTCGAGTTCGAGGCCGCGAATGTCGAGACCATCGGAGACGTCCTCGTCGGGCCAACGCAGTTCGGAGATCATCTCGGCGTGCAGCCGCGGCTGCAGGTAGCGAATCCTGTCGGTGGCCGCCAGGATGGCCGCAGCGCGCTCGATGTCGGCGCGCTCGGTGAGCAGGCGCAGTACACCGCCTTCGGTCTGCGCCGCGTCCTCGAGCGCCGTGACAGTCGCCGTACTGAGCGGCGTGGGTGTGCCCCGATGCCGGTTGGTCTCGCGGGCCAGCATCGGACCGTACAGGTCGGCCAGGGCGTCGTCCCGGCCGTCGCCGAGCGTGATGGTTGCGCGCAGGGGCACGTCGGTGTCGTCCTCGGTGAAGCGCACCGGGCCCAGCACGCCACGGGACGCAGCAACGATCCGTGCGTTGTACGCGGCAGCGCCGATGGCCACCGCGCTGCCGCGGTAGGCGACGTCCATCGTCGAGGTGTACTCGGCTGCCATCTGGACGGTCACCGAATCATTCTCCGCCACAATGTGCCACGGCTGCATGTTGCCCCCCGACGGGGCGCGCTGGATGGCGGTGGCGACGGCGGTGAGCACCGGTTGGGAGTCGTCGGGCGCATCGGTTGCAGTGCTGGTAGCCGGTGCGATCGTGGCCGGTGGCTCGGGTTCGGCGATCGAATCCAGCGCGCTGGACACATCGATGCGCACCCGCCCGGACGGTAATGCCTCACCGAGCCCGATCCGGCGCACCGCCTCGGCCACGCTGGCCGCACCGACGGCGATGTCGCCGGCGAGTTGCGGCCAGGTCGACAGCGAGCGGCCCACTTCGACCAGTGATGCCGCCCCGCGATCGGACAGACGTGCCGCATCGACGATCCGCAGGACGTGGGGAACCTTGTCGCTGCTGCTGAGCCCGGCCAGGTCGGCGGTGCTGATCGCACCGAGAAGTCCGTGCAGGATCGGCCGTTGCGGGTCCTGGTCGTATCGTTCGACATCGATCAGTCCGCGATCGCTGCTGGCCATCACCACCGGAATGCGCCGCTGCCGGGCTGCTTCACGCACCGCGGCCTTGATGTCCAGCGAGTCGCATTCCTCGACCACTACGTCGAGGCCGTCGAGGAAGCCGTCGATCGAGTCCTGGGTGATGCCGGATGTCGACACGGTGACCGGCAGGTAGGGGTCGAGTTCGGCGATCCGTCGCGCTGCCACGATCGCCTTGTTCACGCCGATGTCGAACACGGTTGCCGGAACCCGGTTCAGGTTCGACAGCTCGAGGGTGTCGAAGTCGGCGAGCCGCAGTTCGCCGCACAGTCCCTCGGCAGCCAGCGTGTGGGCGATCGCGTGCCCGACCGACAGGCCCACCACACCGATCCGCAGTCCGGCCAGCGTGTCCTGCTCCGCGAGGGTGATCATGTTGCGGTTGCGGTCCAGCCGCAGCCGGCGAAATCCCTGAGGGCCGGGGACGGCAACGACCGCCCGGCGCCACGGGTAGTACGCCCAGCGCATCGGCTCGGCGAGGATCTCCGAATCTGGGGTGGGACGCAGCGCCTGCAAAGCTGCCGCGAACTCGGCTGTGCGGTCGACGAATTCGATCGATACGTCAGACCGCAGCTGCTCGAGTGCGGTGGTGTCCCCCGGGTTGTCGCTGTGCAGTAGGTGTGCGCTGTACGCGTCCGCGCCGATACCGGCGGAGACGTCGAAACTCACATGCCACTCCCGTACTGCATGCCGAAGCCGCCGAATTCATCGGACAGCGTGGCCAGCATACGCATCTCCTTGACGATCTTCGCCAGCTGCCGCGGCTCGGCGTGGTTGGCGAAGGTGCGACGGTCCCAGAACATCAACTTGGTGCGGTAACGCTCGCTCGGGTAGGCGGCGGCAGGAACCTTGGTCGCCACAACACCTCCCGATGAACTCCACTTGTCGAGCACGTGAGCCGCGGCGGTGGCCATGATGAACTGCGCGCCCAGCAGTTCCATCGTGGGGAACGCGGTCCGTGCGAAGGTGTTGGTCAGCGAGCCGGCCCGGGCGGGGTCGTCGGCGACCCACGCGGACTTCATCTCCACCACGCCGAACGGCAGACGGTCGGTGATCATCTTGCGGACCAGGTCCTGGCCGGGCTGGCCCTCCCACTCGACGATCGCGTGCGACTCGTCGGCGTTGAAGTACGGGCCCTTGGCGCGCAGTCCGCCGACCACTGCACCGGAGGGATCCAGCGCGGTGTAGAACAGCGTGGTGTCCCGGCCGTCGGAGAACGAGTCCAGGTCCAGCGCAGCCTCGACACCGTGCTTCTGGTAGTTGCGTTGCGCACCTTGCAGGTAGTCTTGCCATAGACCAGGTTCGCTGCCCGGTTGAGCAAGCACGATGGTGCACCCCGTGTCCTCGTCCTGCCAGCTAATGGTTTCGGGCAGGTGGTATAGGGTCTCGTCAGGAACGGCCAGCACAGAAGTGTTCATCGTTTCCCATCCATCAGACGGCCTGCGGACAGGGTTGCCGCAGGTCACGCCACGCTTGCGTCGCCACGGAATATGCGCGTACGCAAGTATTAGTATCTCGCCGAAGGTGGCCAAGACTCCACCCGTCGGCCGGAAAAACCTTGTCTACTCAGCAGTAGCTTCGGTAGTCCATGGCAAACCTCAACTGGCGGAACCCCGAAGTTGATGTCCGGAATCGACAATGTTCGAGGTCACAGGTGGTCAAGGTGTTTTTGAGGGGCAGGACCCTACACTTATGATCGCCGAGGCGTGGAAGGTCGTTATCGGCGGGTTGGGTGGTGTTGGACACGTCTGCAGCAGGGTTGACGGGCCCTGAGAGGGGTGATGCGGCCCGTTCTGGAACCTGTTCCCAACCCCGTCGGTCGGCGTTGCGAAACCCCGCTCGGCGGCATGCTGCGATGGGGCGTTCCTCACCCGAAAAGGGTGAGGTCGGAGGTCCTTCTTCGCCGACCTCCAGCAAAGTGCCGTGCAGGCGTCGCCAGCCTCGCCTCGGGCCTTTGGGGGCACCGGTTTCGAGTATGTGTCGGTAGCCACGAAGCTGCCGCCACGACACCGGGCGACGACGGCGCATATGGTGCTTCGGTGTCCAACGTTGCCGACGTCCCTGCCCGCGCGGTGGTGAGACACCGGTGACCGACCCCGGTCCCACCGAATGGAGTACCGGTGCGCCTGGTGTCGGACCCTGGTCGGGTGACCCGCCGGATGACCCGCGCTACGACCCGCAGCTGCTGCGTGACGGCGATGCACGCAACGTCGTCGACGCCTACCGGTACTGGGCGCGGGAGGCGATCATCGCCGATATCGACCGGCGCAGGCACCCGCTGCACGTGGCCATCGAGAATTTCGGGAACGACGCCAATATCGGTGCGGTGGTGCGCACCGCCAATGCCTTCGCGGTGGACACTGTTCACATCGTCGGCCGGCGGCGCTGGAATCGCCGGGGTGCCATGGTGACCGATCGTTATCAGCGGCTGACCCATCACGACAGCACCGAAGCGCTGCTGGCCTTCGCCGCCGATGCCGGGTTGACGGTGATCGCGGTCGACAACGTGCCCGGAGCGGTTCCGTTGGAAACCGCTGAGTTGCCGCGCGATTGCCTGTTGGTGTTCGGCCAGGAAGGCCCCGGAATCTCCGAG is a window from the Mycolicibacterium anyangense genome containing:
- a CDS encoding putative bifunctional diguanylate cyclase/phosphodiesterase, yielding MTAPHRLDTLVTDVATMLMAATSATSAEVSREVLAELVETFGVDVSFLRYNDHSIRATKLVAEWPARPEVPDPDPLGVVYFADADPIFAAAEHAKEPVFFSPEPVEEDADDYQRRVAEAGYALPSLASVPLLSGDVTTGALGFIKFGIKDWSPQELNALKAIASLFAQVQARVVAEDQLRYLAEHDDLTGLSNRRALLAHLDDRLRVGRPGPVSALFLDLDRLKAINDYLGHQAGDWFIRTFAERLREETNPADVIARLGGDEFVVVPAAPMSAEDAEALAYRLQALLRERVALGGEMLTRTVSIGVALGSPGRDTTSDLLRRADQAVLNAKNAGGNKIAVFTDEMSLSSEFRNDIELHLQGVIETGSLTLHYLPEIDMRTGEVLATEALVRWQHPTRGLLLPDSFIHVAESINLAGELGRWVMRAACEQFSQWLAKGITENATLRINVSPVQLVTDGFVESVRETIEEFGLDGKSVCLEITESVVVQDIETTRITLAGLKEVGVQVAIDDFGTGYSVLTHLKSLPVDTLKIDKSFVLDLGSNPGDLAIVRAVIALAEAFGLELVAEGVESETAARTLLQHGCHRAQGFLLSRPLPAEAMAELFAKKVVPVNFGVPKAR
- a CDS encoding SDR family NAD(P)-dependent oxidoreductase; translated protein: MSRPVALVTGPTSGLGAGYARRYARDGYDVVLVARNQERLDDLAAELRAAHGVAVEVLTADLAEAADRATVADRLAAGVQVLVNNAGFGTSGEFWTADPAMLQAQLDVNVTAVMHLTRAALPPMLTAGSGTVINIASVAGLLSGRGSTYSASKAWVVSFTEGLANGLDGKGVGIHVVCPGFVHTEFHERAGIDMKSIPNIMWLNVDDVVAESLADVAKGKVISVPGLQYKVLTTGGRLVPRGLVRALTKGFGRGRDRT
- the ttfA gene encoding trehalose monomycolate transport factor TtfA; translated protein: MVPFWFTLSALCFVGAAVLLYIDIGRRRGLGRRRKSWARSHGFDFEAESTEIVSRWTRGVMSTVGDVTARNVVLGQIRGEAVYIFDLEDVATVIALHRKVGTNVVMDLRLKGIAEPRENDIWLLGAIGPRMVYSTNLDAARRACDRRMVTFAHTAPDCAEIMWNEQNWTLVSMPITSSRAQWDEGLRTVRQFNDLLRVLPPLPAQAALTQSAGRRNPAPGRPLAPAGRRELPTGRTDAPPPLRPQQPRGSSQAGTQAPNYQR
- the pyrE gene encoding orotate phosphoribosyltransferase, giving the protein MAETAPELNAELRDDLARLVRELSVVFGRVTLSSGKEADYYVDLRRATLHHQAAPLIGRLMRELTSDWDYAAVGGLTMGADPVAAAVMHAPGRPIDAFVVRKSAKTHGLQRQIEGADVVGKRVLVVEDTSTTGGSALTAVRAVREAGATVVGVATVVDRATGAAEAIEAEGVPYRSILGLTDLGLA
- a CDS encoding TrmH family RNA methyltransferase codes for the protein MTDPGPTEWSTGAPGVGPWSGDPPDDPRYDPQLLRDGDARNVVDAYRYWAREAIIADIDRRRHPLHVAIENFGNDANIGAVVRTANAFAVDTVHIVGRRRWNRRGAMVTDRYQRLTHHDSTEALLAFAADAGLTVIAVDNVPGAVPLETAELPRDCLLVFGQEGPGISEAASSGAALTVSIAQFGSTRSINAAVAAGIAMHAWIRRWADLSRAW
- a CDS encoding Rv1355c family protein, giving the protein MSFDVSAGIGADAYSAHLLHSDNPGDTTALEQLRSDVSIEFVDRTAEFAAALQALRPTPDSEILAEPMRWAYYPWRRAVVAVPGPQGFRRLRLDRNRNMITLAEQDTLAGLRIGVVGLSVGHAIAHTLAAEGLCGELRLADFDTLELSNLNRVPATVFDIGVNKAIVAARRIAELDPYLPVTVSTSGITQDSIDGFLDGLDVVVEECDSLDIKAAVREAARQRRIPVVMASSDRGLIDVERYDQDPQRPILHGLLGAISTADLAGLSSSDKVPHVLRIVDAARLSDRGAASLVEVGRSLSTWPQLAGDIAVGAASVAEAVRRIGLGEALPSGRVRIDVSSALDSIAEPEPPATIAPATSTATDAPDDSQPVLTAVATAIQRAPSGGNMQPWHIVAENDSVTVQMAAEYTSTMDVAYRGSAVAIGAAAYNARIVAASRGVLGPVRFTEDDTDVPLRATITLGDGRDDALADLYGPMLARETNRHRGTPTPLSTATVTALEDAAQTEGGVLRLLTERADIERAAAILAATDRIRYLQPRLHAEMISELRWPDEDVSDGLDIRGLELDPADIATLDILRRGDVMARLAQWDAGHALGEDVTKRVLGSSGLGVVTMAGHTLTDYARGGAAVEAVWIAAQLHGIGIQPVSPVFLYAHDDGDLAELAAQHVPELRSLQQQFRDLTGTEPGEGQALVLRFIHAPRPSVRSRRRPLEGELSR